The Clostridium sporogenes genome contains a region encoding:
- a CDS encoding O-methyltransferase, whose amino-acid sequence MSKVAYDYMEEYIRGLIPENEGVLKDLEDYAKENAVPIVHKEVANFLEFMISVKKPKKILELGTAIGYSSIFMSLSSKGESNITTIERDDKMIEIARSNIEKHGFKDKIKIIHGDCLEILKDLDDKYDMIFMDAGKGHYNEFLPCCLKLLNKDGIIIADNVLFRGMVANDELVIRRKITIVKRMRKYMNMISDKDNFITSIIPMGDGIAITKRRNEDA is encoded by the coding sequence ATGAGTAAAGTAGCCTATGATTATATGGAAGAATATATAAGAGGTCTTATACCAGAAAATGAGGGAGTATTAAAGGATTTAGAAGACTATGCTAAGGAAAATGCTGTTCCAATAGTGCACAAAGAAGTGGCTAATTTTTTAGAGTTTATGATAAGCGTAAAAAAACCTAAAAAAATACTTGAGTTAGGCACAGCTATAGGATACTCTTCAATATTTATGAGTTTAAGTTCAAAGGGAGAGTCTAATATTACTACCATTGAACGTGATGATAAAATGATAGAAATTGCAAGAAGTAATATTGAGAAACATGGCTTTAAAGATAAAATAAAAATTATTCATGGGGATTGTCTAGAAATCCTTAAAGATTTAGATGATAAATATGATATGATTTTTATGGATGCAGGAAAAGGACATTATAATGAATTTTTGCCTTGTTGTTTAAAGCTTTTAAATAAAGATGGAATTATAATAGCAGATAATGTACTTTTTAGAGGTATGGTTGCTAATGATGAATTAGTTATAAGAAGAAAGATAACTATAGTTAAAAGAATGAGAAAATATATGAATATGATAAGTGACAAGGATAATTTCATAACCTCAATTATACCAATGGGAGATGGAATTGCCATAACTAAGAGGAGGAATGAGGATGCTTAA